The following nucleotide sequence is from Pseudarthrobacter psychrotolerans.
GTCCTGGTCCTGTTCCTGCAGAGCCTGGTGATCAACCCCAACTTCCGCTGGGACATCGTGGGCACCTACATCCTGGACACCAAAGTGGTCCAGGGCGTCGGCTGGACACTGCTGCTGACCGTTGCGTCAATGGTCCTGGCCATTGTGCTGGCCATCCTGCTGGCGTTCATGCGCCAGTCCGACAACCCGGTATTCCGCTGGTCCAGCTGGGCGTGGGTCTGGTTCTTCCGGGGCACGCCTGTGTACACCCAGCTGATCTTCTGGGGCCTGGTATCCGTCCTGTACCCGAAGATCAGCGCGGGAGTCCCCTTTGGGCCCGAGCTGTTCAGCATGGACACCAGCACCGTGGTCACGGCACTCGCTGCCGCGATCCTGGGACTGGGCCTGAACGAATCGGCCTACCTGGCCGAAATCTTCCGGGCAGGCCTGAAGTCCGTTGACCGCGGCCAGATGGAAGCCGCCGAGGCCCTGGGCATGGGCAAAACCAAGATCATGTGGCGGATCATCCTGCCGCAGGCCATGCGCGTCATTGTTCCACCCACCGGCAACGAGACCATCGGCATGCTCAAGACCACATCCCTGGTCCTGGCCGTACCGTTTACGCTGGACCTGACGTTCGCCACCAATACACTGGCAAACCGGACCTATCTGCCTGTACCGCTGCTGATCGTGGCGGCCATCTGGTACCTGGTGATCACCAGCCTGCTGATGGTGGGCCAGCACTTTATCGAGGACTACTACGGCAGGGGTGTGGACAACCTGGCTCCCGCAGCCGTGAACCCGGCAGCTGCCAAGGCCGCCGCAGCCGTGGCTCCGAGCGCCAGCGCCGAGCCCGCACTGCGGATGGACTTCCCCGAGGAGGAGGAAAAATGACCATCACCGCCGAGAAACCGCTGGTGAAGATCGACGGCCTGCACAAGTACTACGGCCACCACCATGTGCTGCGCGGCATCGACCTGACCGTCAACCAGGGTGAGGTGTCCGTGGTGATCGGGCCGTCCGGTTCGGGCAAATCCACCATGCTGCGCTGCGTGAACCTGCTCGAGACCATCAGTGCCGGGCGCATTTCCGTGGGTGGCAACCTGATCGGCTACCGCGAGGTCAACGGCCGGCTCCACGACCTGAAAACCAAGGAAATCGCGGCCCAGCGCCGCGAGATCGGCATGGTGTTCCAGCGGTTCAACCTGTTTCCGCACAAGACGGCCCTGTACAACATCATGGAAGCGCCCATGCAGGTCAAGGGCCAGTCCCGGGCTGCCGCACGGAAGAGGGCAATGGAACTGCTGGACCGGGTGGGCCTGGCGGACCGCGCCGACCACTACCCGTCGCAGCTTTCCGGCGGCCAGCAGCAGCGCGTGGCCATTGCCCGTGCGCTGGCCATGGACCCGGAACTGATGCTCTTCGACGAGCCCACGTCGGCGTTGGATCCCGAGCTCGTGGGCGACGTCCTGAACGTGATGAAGGACCTCGCCAAGTCCGGCATGACCATGATTGTGGTGACCCATGAGATCGGCTTCGCCCGCGAAGTGGGCGACCGCCTGACCTTCATGGACGGCGGCGTGGTGGTCGAATCGGGCGATCCCCGGGAAGTTCTGGCCAACCCGCAGCACGCCCGCACCAAGGAGTTCCTGAGCCGGGTCCTCTGACCCAACCAACCTCTGACTCAAGCAACGCGGGGTCACTTACGGCCCATTGTGCAGTACATGATGGGCCGTAAGTGACCCCGCGTTGCTTCTTAAAGAGCGACGGCGGCTGCCACGGCGGCGTTGATCCGGGCGTGCAGCGCGCGCAGGCCCACCCGGTCCGTGCGCACCTCAATGATGCTGCGGCCCGTCACCGGTGCGTTGAGCGCTTCGGCGAGTCCCGCCGTCGTACTTACCGCGCAATGCCCGACGCCGTACGCTGCGGCGACTGCCGCGATGTCCACGGTGTGGGGGGTGCCGAAGAGTCGTTCGACGGCGTCCGTGTAGCGTCCGGATTCACGCACCGCCCCGTGCTCCAGCAGATCGAAGATCGCACCGCCGGCATCGTTCAGCACCACGATCCGCAGCGGCGGCTGAACCTCGCCGGAACCCAGGAGCAGGCCGCCGGCGTCGTGCAGGAAGGTGACGTCGCCCAGCAGCAGCGTGGTGTCCTGGCGGCCGCCGAGGGCAATTCCGGTGGCCGTGGAGACGGTGCCATCGATCCCGGCGAGGCCGCGGTTGGCGTACACCGTCGCGGCTGGCTCCGCGGCGGGCAGGCCGGCCAGGTCAACGTCGCGGATGCCGTTGGAGGAGCCGAGCATCAACTGGCCGCGGGCATGCTGCCAGACCAATGCGCCCACGGAGGGTCCGGTGGCAGCGGGCTCGGCGGCCAGGACGCCGTCGAGTGCGTGCTGCGCGGCGGCCCCGGCCAGCAGCCAGGTATCCAGCCAATCGGACGGGCCGCGGCCGGCGAAATCCGCGAGGTCGGCCAGGTTCTCCAGCGGAAGTTCCGTGCGCCGGCCCGGCTGGTACCAGGCCACAGGGACAGGCTGGTACAGCGCGGACGGCACGTCGGCCCGCTCCAGCAGTGCGGCCACCGGGCGGGACAGTGTGGGCCGGCCGAACATCACCACCCGCTCGATGGGCAGCGCCGCGGACGGTCCGAAGTGCTCCAGCAGCAGGCGGTACGGACCCACGGCGTTGGGGCCGAACCGGGCATTTGAGGACGGCTCCGCGAGCAGCGGCAGGCCGTGGGCGCGGGCGAACGCTTCGGCGACGGGCCCGGCGTCGTGCCCTGCCAGCACCACTGTGCGCCTTTCCTCCAGCGAGGCAGGGGCGGGCGGCAGGTTCATGGTGAGCGGGTCGGTGCCGATCCGGAACCTGGAGTGCCCGGCCGCCGTCGGAAGTTCCTCGTCCGGTGCGGGAACCAGCGGGTCGCGGAACGCCAGGTTCAGCTGGACCGGCCCGGGCGCGAAATCGGAAAACGCGCCGGTGGCCGCGGCCAGCGCCGTTTCCACCGCGCGCAGCGGGCTGCTGCCGGCCGGGACGTCGGCGGCGAACCGTACGTGCTCGCCGAACAGGTCCAGCTGGATGGTGGTCTGGTTGGCGCCGGTCCCCTGCAGCTCCTCGGGCCGGTCCGCGGACACCACCACCAGCGGAACGGCCGCGTGGTTGGCCTCCATCACGGCGGGCAAAAGATTCCCGACGGCGGTGCCTGACGTGGTGAGGACGGCCGCCGGAGAGCCGGTGGACAGTGCAAGGCCAAGGGCCGTAAAGCCCGCGCTGCGTTCGTCGATCCGGACCAGGAGGTCCACCCTGCCGGCCGCTTCGGCCTCGGCGAGGGCGTAGGCCATGGGGGCCGAGCGCGAACCGGGCGAGACCACCACGTGCTGGACGCCGCCGTCGATCAGGGCGTCGACGGCGATCCGCGCGGCGGCGAGGGAGTCCAGAAGGTCCGGGGAAGTCTCAGAAGTCACCGACCCAGTCTGCCACCCTCAAAGGCTCTCACCCTCCAGCGTTGCTCTATCACTTGCAGTCCCTAAAAGGCCGGCAAAGGGACCAAAAGTGATAGAGCAACGAGCCACAAGGGAGGAAGCTAACTCAGCCGCGGAACACCTGGACCACTGACGGACGCGGCGCGCGCACCTGGCCGCGGGCCGGCGTCGCGCCTTCCGCAACGTAGTCCGGGAAGAACGAGTGCTGGTCAGCGAACGAACCTTCCTCGCCCGGGTGCTGCACGGAGACGAACACGGTGCGCTCGTTGTCGTGCACGATCGGGCCGCAGGTTTCCGCTTCCCGCGGTACAGCCAGGAACTGCTCCACCTTGCCGCGTTCGGCGCCTTCGAGGGTGACCTTGAAGAGGCCGTCGGCTTTGCCGATGCCGGAGGGGGCGCCGTCGGTGGAGATCCACAGGTTGCCCACGGAGTCGAACGCGAGGTTGTCGGGGCAGGAGATGGGCGAGACCTGGTCCACCGGGAAGCCGGAGAAGTAGGTGACATCGCCGGTGGAGGGATCGCCGCAGACCATCAGCAGGTTCCAGGTGAAGTTGGTGGAGGTCTGGTCACCCGTCTCGGTAATTTCCACGATGTGGCCGTCGCGGTTCTCGTTGCGCGGGTTGACCTCGGTGGCGCCTTCCTTGCCTGGCTTGCCGCGGTCGGAGTTGTTGGTGCAGGCCACGTAAACCTTGCCGGTGTGCAGGCTGGGCTGCACGTCCTCGCAGCGGTCCATCTTGGTGGGGCCCACCTTGTCGGCGGCGAGGCGGGTGTAGACCAGGACCTCTTCGACGGACATGCCGGGCACGGCCGAGGCGCCGTCCACCACCAGGGGCAGCCACTCGCCGGTGCCGTCAAAGGAACCGTCGGCGGGCACGGCGCCGGTGCCAGTGATCTCAGCCAAAGGCGAGTTGCCCGTGAACTTGGCGACATAGAGGTTGCCGGCGGACAGGAGGTTCATGTTGTGCGCGCGGTCGGCAGCCGTTGTACCGGGACGGTATTTTTCGGCGGAGACGAACTTGTAGAGGTAATCGAACTTCTCGTCGTCGCCCATGTACGCCACGACGTGACCGGAATCAGCGACGATCACATTGGCGCCCTCGTGCTTGAAGCGGCCCAGTGCGGAGTGCTTCTTCGGGGTGGAGGTGGGATCGAACGGGTCAACTTCCACGATCCAGCCGAAGCGGTTGGTTTCGTTTTCGTAGCCGGCGTTGCGTGTGTCGAAGCGGGGGTCATCAAGTTCCCACTTGCGGGCCGTCGCCTTGCTGGTCAGGCCGTAGCGCTTGTCGCTCGCGGACGTGCCCGGGGAGACGAAGTAGCCGTTGAAGTTTTCCTCGCCGGAGAGGATGGTGCCCCACGGGGTGGTGCCACCGGAGCAGTTGCCCAGGGTGCCCTTGATCTTGCCGCCGGACGGGTCCGCCGCGGTCTTGACCAGCGCGGACCCCGCAACCGGACCGGTCAGTTCGTAGACCGTGTTGTTCAGGTAGCGGCGGTTCAGCGGCGCGCCCTTGACGTAGGTCCACGGCTTGGTGATGTTCTTGCGCTCGAGCTCGACGACGGAAAGCCC
It contains:
- a CDS encoding amino acid ABC transporter permease; translation: MEYPHREAPVLNKAVPVRHPGRWISAVIILGVLVLFLQSLVINPNFRWDIVGTYILDTKVVQGVGWTLLLTVASMVLAIVLAILLAFMRQSDNPVFRWSSWAWVWFFRGTPVYTQLIFWGLVSVLYPKISAGVPFGPELFSMDTSTVVTALAAAILGLGLNESAYLAEIFRAGLKSVDRGQMEAAEALGMGKTKIMWRIILPQAMRVIVPPTGNETIGMLKTTSLVLAVPFTLDLTFATNTLANRTYLPVPLLIVAAIWYLVITSLLMVGQHFIEDYYGRGVDNLAPAAVNPAAAKAAAAVAPSASAEPALRMDFPEEEEK
- a CDS encoding amino acid ABC transporter ATP-binding protein; its protein translation is MTITAEKPLVKIDGLHKYYGHHHVLRGIDLTVNQGEVSVVIGPSGSGKSTMLRCVNLLETISAGRISVGGNLIGYREVNGRLHDLKTKEIAAQRREIGMVFQRFNLFPHKTALYNIMEAPMQVKGQSRAAARKRAMELLDRVGLADRADHYPSQLSGGQQQRVAIARALAMDPELMLFDEPTSALDPELVGDVLNVMKDLAKSGMTMIVVTHEIGFAREVGDRLTFMDGGVVVESGDPREVLANPQHARTKEFLSRVL
- the menD gene encoding 2-succinyl-5-enolpyruvyl-6-hydroxy-3-cyclohexene-1-carboxylic-acid synthase, which encodes MTSETSPDLLDSLAAARIAVDALIDGGVQHVVVSPGSRSAPMAYALAEAEAAGRVDLLVRIDERSAGFTALGLALSTGSPAAVLTTSGTAVGNLLPAVMEANHAAVPLVVVSADRPEELQGTGANQTTIQLDLFGEHVRFAADVPAGSSPLRAVETALAAATGAFSDFAPGPVQLNLAFRDPLVPAPDEELPTAAGHSRFRIGTDPLTMNLPPAPASLEERRTVVLAGHDAGPVAEAFARAHGLPLLAEPSSNARFGPNAVGPYRLLLEHFGPSAALPIERVVMFGRPTLSRPVAALLERADVPSALYQPVPVAWYQPGRRTELPLENLADLADFAGRGPSDWLDTWLLAGAAAQHALDGVLAAEPAATGPSVGALVWQHARGQLMLGSSNGIRDVDLAGLPAAEPAATVYANRGLAGIDGTVSTATGIALGGRQDTTLLLGDVTFLHDAGGLLLGSGEVQPPLRIVVLNDAGGAIFDLLEHGAVRESGRYTDAVERLFGTPHTVDIAAVAAAYGVGHCAVSTTAGLAEALNAPVTGRSIIEVRTDRVGLRALHARINAAVAAAVAL
- a CDS encoding PhoX family phosphatase; translated protein: MSETTARKFTLLPMLGHTKGKRSAVTCALKCDNACAGDVCNTSSNSYFRDIASATMSRRAALGFGAAGALAVVLGSAITSAEPALAGGPGLAPAAKEGFAKSKLTFTPIAPVDAAVDAFTVPEGFTWQPVIRWGDPIFNGTPDFDLNNQTAAAQAQQFGYNNDYTDIVEIPDTKGRRAVLFANHEYTNESIMFPATMPAADVRAVGAAAHGLSVVELERKNITKPWTYVKGAPLNRRYLNNTVYELTGPVAGSALVKTAADPSGGKIKGTLGNCSGGTTPWGTILSGEENFNGYFVSPGTSASDKRYGLTSKATARKWELDDPRFDTRNAGYENETNRFGWIVEVDPFDPTSTPKKHSALGRFKHEGANVIVADSGHVVAYMGDDEKFDYLYKFVSAEKYRPGTTAADRAHNMNLLSAGNLYVAKFTGNSPLAEITGTGAVPADGSFDGTGEWLPLVVDGASAVPGMSVEEVLVYTRLAADKVGPTKMDRCEDVQPSLHTGKVYVACTNNSDRGKPGKEGATEVNPRNENRDGHIVEITETGDQTSTNFTWNLLMVCGDPSTGDVTYFSGFPVDQVSPISCPDNLAFDSVGNLWISTDGAPSGIGKADGLFKVTLEGAERGKVEQFLAVPREAETCGPIVHDNERTVFVSVQHPGEEGSFADQHSFFPDYVAEGATPARGQVRAPRPSVVQVFRG